The following are encoded together in the Luteitalea sp. genome:
- a CDS encoding DUF502 domain-containing protein has protein sequence MTSVLLWLRRRFIAGFFVMVPLVVSVAALVWIFQFLDGLVAPLYERWTGQQIPGLGLITTVAFVLLVGVVGMNVFGRQLLQRLDKYLLRLPVFRTVYAPVKQLLAAFNPDNEYGFKRMALVEDPRRGFILGFLTREFMVDRGRGLEQLVAVYVPTNHLYLGDVFIYPRERVSFPQLSVEEGIRIFLTGGMALPERLTSSSAISEPRAFRDTRRTKK, from the coding sequence GTGACCTCTGTGCTGCTCTGGCTCCGGCGACGCTTCATTGCGGGCTTCTTCGTGATGGTGCCGCTCGTGGTGAGCGTGGCGGCATTGGTTTGGATCTTCCAATTCCTCGACGGGCTGGTCGCGCCGCTCTACGAGCGGTGGACCGGACAACAGATACCTGGCCTCGGCTTGATCACCACCGTCGCGTTCGTGCTGCTCGTTGGCGTCGTGGGCATGAACGTCTTCGGCCGCCAGTTGCTGCAGCGGCTGGACAAGTATCTGCTGCGTCTGCCTGTCTTCCGAACCGTGTACGCGCCGGTGAAGCAGCTCCTGGCCGCGTTCAATCCTGACAACGAGTACGGGTTCAAACGTATGGCCCTCGTGGAGGATCCTCGGCGTGGCTTCATCCTCGGTTTCCTCACGCGTGAGTTCATGGTGGACCGTGGGCGCGGCCTCGAGCAGCTCGTTGCCGTGTACGTGCCGACGAATCACTTGTATCTGGGTGACGTCTTCATCTACCCGCGGGAGCGCGTCAGTTTTCCGCAGCTCAGCGTAGAAGAAGGGATCAGGATCTTTCTGACCGGGGGAATGGCGCTACCAGAGCGTTTGACCTCGAGCTCGGCGATCAGTGAGCCGCGAGCGTTTCGTGATACGAGACGTACAAAAAAGTAG